The Kribbella shirazensis genomic interval TTCATGCCCTTGAGCAGGTCGTCCTCGGTGCAGCCGGCCAGCGGCACCTGGAAGACGTACTGCGGTTGCCCGGCCGCGAACCCCTCCGCGATCCGGGGCGGCTTCCAGCCCAGCTTGCGGAGCTTGTCGCCGACGGTCGCGCCGGACGGCTCGATCACGTCCGGGCGGACGTCGCCGAGCCGCGGCTGCTGACCGCCGGCGATCGCGTCCTTGATCGTCTGCGCGTTCCACCGCCGGGTCGCCACCGGCGGACCCATCCGGATCCCGAACGCGCCGCGCTCCTGCAGGTGCGCGGCGAGCGGGCGCAGGTACGTGCCCAGGTCGATCGCGTCCCAGTCGACGACCGGGCCTTCCGGCAGGTAGGCGAGGTACCGCTTCACCTTCGGCATCTGCCGGTACAGCACCAGACCGACGCCGACGAGCTCGCTGGGGGTGCCCGGTTCGTACCAGCCGAGTGACTCCGCCTTCCACTCGCTCTTCACCGCGGCCCAGCCGGGGGTCTGCAGGAAGCTCGCCGACGGTTGCGCCGCGATGTAGGCCGCGTGCTCGTCGGACGAGATGGTCCGGATGCTCAAGTCACTCACGGTCGGTCAGGTTACCGGCCCGGCCCGTGGAACCGTAGGGGAGCCGTCGTCAGGTGGTGAGTCCGGTACGGTCTAGGCAACGGAGGGAGGGGAGATGAGCGTGCGACCGCTGCGGGCGGATGCGCAGCGCAATCGCGAGCAGATCCTCGTCGCCGCGGCGCGGGCGTTCACGAAATGCGGTCTGGAGGCGACGCTGGAGGGGATCGCGAAGGACGCCGGGATCGGCATCGGCACCCTGTACCGGCACTTCCCGACCCGTGAGCTGCTGATCGAGGCGGCGTACCGGAACGAGCTGGCCGCCGTCTGCGACGCGGCGCCCGCACTGCTCGACAAGCTGCCGCCCGTCGAGGCGTTGCGAGCCTGGATGGACCGGTACGTCGACTACATGACCCGCAAGCTCGGCATGGCCGACGCACTGCGCGCCGTGATCGCCTCCGGCGCGAACCCGTACGCCCAGAGCTTCGAGTTGCTGACCGGGGCGATCAAACCACTCCTGGACGCGGCCGCGGCAGCGGGAGACGTTCGCCCGGACATCTCCGCTGACGACGTACTCGCCGGCCTGTGCGGTGTCGCGCTCGCGACCGGCGCCAAGCGCGAACAGGCCGGCCGCCTCCTCAACCTCCTCCTCGACGGCTTGAGGTACGGCGCATGAAGGTCGCGTTGGTGACCGGATCGGCGTCGGGGATCGGAGCGGCGACAGCACGTCGACTGGCCGCGGACGGGATGACCGTCGCGGTGCACTCGCGATCCAGCCGGTCCACCGGAGAAGCTCTGGCCGCTGAGCTCGGCGGGTCGTACCACCAGGCAGATCTCTCGGACGACGCGGCGGCGTCCGCGCTGGTGCCCGAGGTGGTGGCGCAGCACGGGCGCCTCGACGTACTCGTGAACAACGCGGGCATCAGTTGGCCCGTCCCGCACGCGGACCTGGACGGACTGACCGCGGCGGACTGGCGCCGCCTGCTCGACGTGAACCTGATCGCGCCGTGGCTGTTGTGTACGGCGGCCCTCCCGGCGCTGCGCGAGTACGGCGGCTGCATCGTCAACGTCACGAGCCACGCGGGCGTCCGGCCGAAGGGCAGTTCGGTCGCGTACGCCGCCTCGAAGGCAGCACTGAACCACGTGACAAAGCTGCTCGCCGCAGCGCTCGGACCAGCAGTGCGGGTCAACGCGGTCGCACCGGGGCTGGTCGACACGCCACTCACCGAGTCGTGGACCGAGGCGCAGGAGCTGTGGAAAACCTCGAGTCCGATGCGCCGTGCGGCACAGCCGTCGGACGTCGCCGACCTGATTTCCGCAGTTGTCCACAACAGCTACCTGACCGGTGAGGTCATCCTGCTCGACGGCGGGCTGAACCTGCGCTGATTCTGTCGGCGCCTGCTCCTACGATCGCGGAATGTCGTTGGGTCGGGACTTCCGCCGGTTGTGGATCGCGTTCACGGTCAGCGCGTTCGGATCGGCGGTGGGGCTCGGCGCGCTGCCGTTGGTGGCCGTCCTGGCGCTGGACTCCAGCACCTTCGAGGTCTCGATGCTGGCCGCGCTGTCGGCGGTGGCCGGCGCGGCGCTCGCGTTGCCGACGGGGGACTTCATCGAGCAACGGCGGAAACGGCCGGTGATGATCGCGGCCGACCTGGTGCGGTTCGCCGCGCTGGCCTCGGTGCCGGTCGCGGCCGTGTTCGACGTACTGACGTATGGGCACCTGTGCGTGGCCGGCGTTCTCCAGGCGGCCGGGACGATCGCGTTCCAGTCGGCGAGCGGCGCACATCTGAAGGCGCTGGTTCCGGCTGAGGGACGGGCGGAGGCGAACAGCCGATTCGAGCAGACGAACTGGGTCTCGTTGAGCGTCGGTCCCGCGATCGGCGGCGTGCTGGTCAGCCTGGTCGGCGCGACGGTGACGCTGGCCGTCGACGCGGTCTCGTTCCTCGGGTCGGCGCTCGGCATCCGGCGGATCCAGCGGCCCGAGCCGGAGCCGGTGAAGCGGGTGGGCAAGCGCGACACCACGGCCGGCTGGCGGTACATCCTGCGGCACCGCGGCCTGCGCGTGCTGTTCTGGAACTCGCAGCTGTTCGGTGGTCCGGTGATGATGACGTCGCCGTTGTTCGTGGTCTTCATGTTGCGTGACCTCGGACTGGCCGCGTGGAGCTACGGGGTGCTCCTGGGCGTCTCGTGCATCGGCGGTGTGATCGGCGCGCGGATGGCACCGCGGCTGACCAGGCGGTTCGGGCTGCACTGGATGCTGCTGGTGTTCGGCGTACTGCGGGCGCCGTGGCTGCTGCTCCTCCCGCTGGCGCCGCACGGGTGGGGCGGGTTCGTGTTGCTCACCGTTGCCGAGACGGGGCTGCTCGTCGCAGCCGGAGCGTTCAACCCGTCGTTCGCGACGTACCGGATGGAGGTGACCGAGGACGGGTTCATGTCACGTGTGGTCGGGTCGTGGTCGATCAGCTCACGCTGTGTGCAGCCCGCGTTCATGGCGCTCGGTGGGGTGCTCGCGACGCTGATCGGGATCCGTGGCGCGCTCTGGGTCGCGGGGGCCTGCTGCGCGCTGAGCGCCGTACTGCTGCCGTGGCGGGCGGCTAAACCAGCTGCAGTGCCTGAGCCAGCCTGACGATCGAGCCCACCTCTTCCGGCTGGCCGTCGAGGTACTCGGCTGCCTTGCCGGGCGGCAGCACGAGGACTTCGGTGATCTGTTCGCCGTCCTCGGGGTTCGTCGGCTCGTGCTCGATGACGACGTCGGCGACGTAGTTGGCCCAGTACGAGACCGGGTGCGGGAGATGCGGACGGTACGGCGCGGGGCGGCGGTGGTCGGCGCGATGGGCGCCGAGCCAGGTCAGCGGACCGGTCAGCCGGGCGCCGGCCTCCTCGAGCAGTTCGCGACGGACGAGCTGCTCGATCGTCTCGCCCGGTTCGCGGGTTCCGCCGGGCAGGAAGCGCCAGCCGAGGTCGTTGGTGCACGCAATGATTCCGCCGGCGGTCCGGCAGATGACGTGGACGTTGCTGATCAGCTCGTCCGGCGGTTCCTCGACGGTGTAGCGGACGTCGAGCTCGCCCCACTCCCAGTAGCCCGGTGCGAACAGCTCAGGGAACCGTTCCGCCCAGGTCGACATAGCCTCATTCTGCGCTACCGTCGCTGCCATGGCGCAGTCAGATCCCGAACCCGAACCCACGACCGAGGCGGAGGCCGAGGCCGCGGAGCAGCCCGGGGTTCCGGTGAAGACGCAGGCCGAGAAGGACGCCGAGGCCGCGGAGCGAGCGCGCAACGCGGAGAACCGTTTCCAGTGGTGGTGCGCCGGGCTGACCGTGATGGTCGGCGTGTTCCTGCTCTCCGGCATGCTCCAGTCGGACCAGAGCTTCGGTGTCCTCGGTTGGCTCGGCGCGGTACTGACCTACATCTGCCTCATCGCGCTCACCGCCGCGTACGTCCTCTGCGCACGGGAACGCGTGAAGCTCCGGACCCGGGTGCTCGGCCCCGTCGACCTCTTCCAGGCCAGCACGGTCGTGGTCGTGATCGCGGTGATCTGCGGCCTCCTCGTACCGACGAACAGCAAGTCCGCCCTGGCGCTGCTCTTCCCCTGGGCGCTGAGCTACTGGATGTACGGCCTCCACCGAACGAAGAAGCCCGCCGACTAGTTCAAGTGGGCCCGGAGGTAGTCCAGGTCGGCCTTCTGGCCGTTGTTGGCGTTCGGGGTCTCGACGACCACCGGGGCGCCGGCGGTCTGCACGACCGCGACGATGTGCGCCGGGTCGATGTGCCCTTCCTCGAAGTTGCTGTGCCGGTCCGCGCCGGAGCCGAACTCGTCGCGTGACCCGTTCGCATGCACGAGGTCGATCCGGCCGGTGATCGCCAGCACCCGCTCGACGATCGTCGGCAGCTCCTCACCGGCCGCGTGGAAGTGGCAGGTGTCCAGGCAGAACCCGACGTTCTCCAGCCGGTCGTTGCCGGACGCCTGCACCGCGTCCCAGAGCCGCGCGATGCGCTCGAGCTGCCGGGCCATCGCGTTCTCACCGCCGGCCGTGTTCTCGATCAGCAGCGGCACCGGGAGCTCGGCCCGCTCGATGCACTTGCGCCAGTTGTCGAAACCGGCCTCCGGGTTGTCCTCGTCGCCGACGTGACCGCCGTGCACGATGACGCCCTTGACGTCGATCTCGGCCGCCTTGTCGAGCGTCTGCTGCAGCAGCTTGCGGCTCGGGATCCGGATCCGGTTGTTCGTGTTCGCGACGTTCAGCCGGTACGGCGCGTGCACGTAGAGGTCGACGCCCGCGGCGGCGGCCCGCTCCTTCAGCGCGTCCTCGCCGTCGGCGTACGCGAGCTTGGGCGCCTTGTAGTCCTGCGGATTCCCCAGGAAGAACTGCACCAGGTCGGCTCCCCGGTCGGCCGCCTCGGCCAACGGGTCCTCCTGGTCCACATGCGCGCCAAGCTTCACAGTCATACCCACACCCTAGAACCGCGCACCGACAGCTTTCAGCCGCCCCATCCGGCCGATCGGGTCACCTGGCGGGTCCCGGGCGCGGGCGGCTGGACCGGGCGGCCCTCGAACTCTGTGGACAGCACGATGTGGGTGTTCATCTCGCCGTGTTCGCCGAGGCGTTCGAAGAGGCCTTCGAGGTGGTGCATCGAGGTGACGCGGACGCGCAGCATCGAGCAGGAGCTGCCGCTCAGCTTGTGGATCTCGAGGACCTCGGGGAAATCCTCGGCGCGGGTGGTCTTGAGCAGGCAGCGTCCCGTCGTACAGCGCATCTGCACGAAGGCGGACAGCGGCTGGCCGGCCCTGGCCGGGTCCACCTCGGCGCGGTACCCGGTGATGACGCCGGCCTCTTCCAGGCGTCGTACCCGATCGGCGACCGCCGGCGGCGAAAGGTTGACCCGCTTGCCCAGCTGGTTGAACGACAGGCGGCCGTCGGACTGCAGTTCGGACAGGATCTGCCAGTCGGTGGGGTCCAGTTCGCGCTCCTGAAAGGTCATCTCCCCAGAACACCTTCGATTTCGACGGCGCACAAGCCCGGATGCCTTGCATCATGCATTCAGCGAGAACGGGCACCTTTCTAGCGTGGTGCGCATGCTCGTTCCTGTCGTTCTCGCAGCCGCCCTGATGAACGCGGCGATGATCGCCGCGAGCGCGGTGAGCACCATCCTGACCTCCGACGAACTCGGCTCCAGCCTCGCGGGGGTCCCGAACACGGCCGGCGTCCTGGGCACCGCGGCCGGCGCGATCGCGGTCGGCCGGTGGACCACCCGGCTCGGCCGCGCGCACGCGCTCCGCCTCGGGTACGGCGTGGGCGTGGCCGGCGCAGCGTTGACAGTCCTCGCCGCGGTGGGCGCGCCGATCGCGCTGTTGTTCGTCGGCATGTTCCTGCTCGGCGCCGGGAACGCAGCCAGCCTCTTGTCCAGGTACGCCGCCGGGGAGGCGGTCCCCGACTCCCGCCGCGCGTCGGCGATGAGCGCTGTCGTATGGGCCAGCACGGCGGGCGCCGCGGGTGGACCGTTCCTGATGGCGCCGTCCCAGACCTTCGCCTCGTGGCTCGGGCTGCCTGCGGTCGCCGGGCCGTTCCTGGTCGCCGTGACGGCAGTCTTGGCCGCACTGGTCGCGTCGTCTTACATCCGGACCGTTCACCCCGCCGAGGAACCCGCCCCGATCCGTCACGAGCAGACCCCGACCGGCCGTCGTACGTCGGTCCTCCTGGCCGCCGGCGTGATGGTCGCCGGGCACCTGGTGATGGTGGCGCTGATGTCGGCCGTCCCTGTGCACACCCACCATCACGGCGAGGGCCTCGGACTGCTGGGCGTGATGCTGTCCGCGCACACGCTCGGCATGTTCGCGCTGTCGCCGCTGACCGGCTGGTGGATCGACCGCACCGGTCCGCGCCCCGTGATGCTCGCAGGACTGCTGCTGCTGATCTTGTCCGCGCTACTGACCACGCAGTCCGGACTCGCCTTCACCCCGGCGCTGTTCCTGCTCGGGTACGCGTGGAACCTGTGCTACCTCGGTGGCAGTGCCTGCCTGCTCGGCACCCCGTTCGAGAGCAGGGTCGAGTCGTCCATCTGGGCGATCTCCGCCGTGGCCGCGGCCAGTTCACCCTGGTTGTACACGCTCGGCGGCTACCCGCTGTTGACAGTGATCTCGGTCGTTCTCGCCGTACCGTTGCTCGTGCTGGTACTCCGCCGCGACAAGCGCACTGTCGCCGTACCGTGACGCGGAGTCATCGGAAGAGGCCTGTGGATATGGTCGGTCCGCCGTCCGAACGCTGGTACTCTTTTGGATGTGGCCCGGTCCATCGACCGGGCTCGTTGTTTGGCGTCGGTGGCAAGTGCCGGCGCGGAACAGACCGCATCGCCCTCCTGCCACGGAAAGACCGTGGCCGCCAAGTCCGAAGGAGGTGGAGTTCGCGCATGCGTCGTTACGAAGTCATGGTGATCCTCGACCCGGAGCTCGATGAGCGCACCGTGGAGCCGTCCATCGACCAGTACCTGAACATCGTCCGCAAGGAAGGTGGCACGGTCGAGAAGCTCGACATCTGGGGTCGTCGCAAGCTCGCCTATGACGTGAAGAAGAAGGCCGAAGGCATCTACGCCGTCATCGACCTGACCGCCGAGCCGGCGGTCGTGAAGGAGCTCGACCGGCAGCTCACGCTGAACGAGTCGATCCTGCGCACCAAGGTCATCCGGCCGGACCAGCACTGAACCTGGGGTCGTCAGCAGCCATCGGTACTGTCGGCGCCAGCCGGTACCACTAGCTGTAGACACAGCCACACCCGATAGCAGGAGGAACGGCAATGGCAGGCGAACCACCCATCACCCTGATCGGAAACCTCACGGGTGATCCGGAACTGCGTTTCACGCCCTCGGGCGCCGCGGTGGCGAATTTCACCATCGCGTCAACCCCGCGGACGCTGGATCGGCAGAGCAACGAGTGGAAGGACGGGGAGACCCTCTTCATCTCGTGTTCGGTGTGGCGCCAGGTCGCCGAGAACGTTGCCGAGTCGCTGACCCGCGGTTCCCGGGTCGTCGTGCACGGGCGCCTGAAGGCGCGCAGCTACGACGACCGCGACGGGAACAAGCGCACCGTGTTCGAGTGTGACGTCGAGGAGATCGGCGCCAGCATGCGCTACGCGACGCTGAAGATCTCCAAGACCTCGCGCTCCGACGGCGGTGGCTTCGGTGGCGGTGGCGGCGGCAACCAGGGTGGCGGCTACGGCAACCAGGGCGGCGGCAACCAGGGCGGCGGCTTCGGCGGCGGCCAGGGCGGCGCCCAGCAGAACGACCCTTGGGCGACCCCGCAGGGCGGCGGACAGCCCGCCCAGCAGAACGACCCCTGGGCCAGCCAGGGCGGCGGCGGCTCGATGGAGGAGCCTCCGTTCTGATCGGCCCGCACATTCACCAGTAGTGACCATTCCGGCAGACCTGCCGGGCTCTGGAAGTAGGAAGAGAGCACCACAATGGCCAAGATCATTCGGAAGCCGAAGAAGAAGATCTGCGGCTTCTGCAAGGACAAGGCGACGTACGTCGATTACAAGGACACCGCGCTGCTGCGCAAGTTCATCTCGGACCGCGGCAAGATCCGCGCCCGCCGGGTGACCGGGAACTGCGTGCAGCACCAGCGCGATGTGGCCACCGCTATCAAGAACGCTCGTGAGGTGGCCCTGCTGCCGTACACGAGCACGGCTCGCTGAGGGAGGCGCGGACCATGAAGCTCATCCTGTCTCAGGAGGTCGAGGGCCTCGGGGCTCCCGGCGACATCGTCGAGGTGAAGGACGGCTACGGCCGTAACTACCTGGTCCCGCGCGGCCTGGCCATCGGCTGGACCCGCGGCGCCGAGAAGCAGATCCAGACGATCAAGCGGGCGCGTGACGCCCGGGCGATCCAGGGCAAGGAGCACGCGAGCGAGGTCAAGAACCAGCTCGAGCAGCTTGCCGTGAAGCTGGAGGTCAAGGCCGGTGACACCGGCCGGCTGTTCGGTTCGGTCACCCCGGCCGACATCGCCGGCGCCATCAAGGCCGCCGGCGGCCCGCTGGTCGAGAAGCGCGCGATCGCGATCGCGTCGCCGATCAAGACCACCGGCAAGCACCAGGTCGCCGTCCAGCTGCACCCGGAGGTGGCCGCCACGGTCCGCCTCGAGGTCGCAGCCGGCTGACCCTCGCACCACGAAGGCCCGCGTTCCCCGGTGGGGGACGCGGGCCTTGTCGTTTGCTGAACCGAACCCGTTCTCAGGGCTGCTCGGGAGCCGGCCAGTCGACGGGCTCCGGCTCGACCGCCTGGCCCTTCGCGCTGGGCGGCTCGACCGTGGGCCAGTCGACGGGCTGCGGCTCGATGCCCTCCGCCAGCGCCTGGGTGGGCGCCAGCAGAACGCCGACAGCAACCAACGCACTCGTGATCCGCGCCGCGCGGCGCACTCGTCGCTTCATTTCTTCGCCGGGTCCAATGCGTAGAGGACGGAGTTGAACACGACGACAGCGCGCGAGCCGGCGAGGCCCCAGGGCCGGATCGTGCCTTCCTTCATCGCGTAGGCGGTCCAGTTCGGCGACACGGCGTACGGGGTGCTGCTGAGCGTGCCGTAGAGCATCGATCCGGCGACCGACAGCGGCTGGAAGCCGGTAAGGGGCCTGGTGTTGTTCTTGGAGAGGGTCAGGTTGATCAGGCACTCACCCCAGGCGGCGAACTTGCGGTTCGGATCGGGAACCCAGTCCCAGCCGTCGGTGTCGCCCTTGCGTACGGGGCGGCAGACCGCGACGGGCTTGCCGCTCGCGGTCGAGTGCACCACCGGGACCACTTCTTCCGGATCCTTGGTGGAGGTCCACAGGACCTGGGCGTAGTCCGGGCCGGCCGAGACCACCTGCAGGACACCTCCCGTGCCGCCCGGCTTCTGCAGATCGAGCCGCGTCGGCTCCTTGCCCGGTTGCGCCCAGAAGAGCGGGCCCTGGAACTGCGCCATCAGGGTGCGGTCGCCTTCGGCGAGCAGGACAGTGGAGTTTCGCGGCTTCTCCGGCACCGCCTTGAGCTCACCGCCCGAGACCACCATCGCTCCGGAGTCGTTGGAGAGCACGATCAGCGGCGACTTGCCGAAGAACTGCACCTGGGCGGCGTCCGGCAACTCGATCGTCTTCGCCTCGGCGCCGCCGCCGGCCCAGTAGTACAGCGCGTCCGGCGTCGTGACGGCGAGCACCTGCTTGGAGTCGATGGAGGTGTACACCGGATTCTCGGCGTCCTTCGGCACCTTGTCCTGCCACAGCACCTTTCCGTTGCTGTCGAACACCGCGACCTTCTGGTCCGTGGTCAGGATCGCGACCTCGGTGCCGTCCGGCTTGATCGCCGGTGTGCTCTCCTCGGCGATGTCCACCGTCCAGCTCGCGTGGGCCGAGTAGCCGAGCGGCTGGGTCTTGGGGGCGAACTCGTCCGGCCGCACGTTCGGCCCGGGGAGGACCGGCAGTTTGGGCGACTCGGTCACCTTCGGCGTGCCCTCGCCGAGCTTGCTGAAGACGGTCAGGTACAGCGTCGTACCGGCGATCAGGACACCGGCGACCACGAACGCCAGCACGATCGGCCAGATCGGCTTCTTCTTGCGCGAGGCGGTCTCGATCGCCTCGACCTGGCCGTCCGGGTGGATGATCAACGGCCAGGAGGCGCCGTCCGCCTCGACCGCGGTAGCCTTCACGGCGCGGCCGAGCTGAGCAGCCTGCTCGCTGACGAGCTGGATCGCCGCCTGTCGCGGATCGTGATGATTGACCGGGTGACTCCGGCCCGCGATCTTCACCTCGGCGTTGTGGTCGTCGTACAGCCGGATGGTGACCTTGGGCCAGGAGGGGATCTTCTCAGCCACGATGTCCTCTCATTCCCGCCACAGGTCTCCCTCGTTCATCCGGTTCCGGCGTCCTCGTTCTAGCATGTCCCCCGCATGACGGCGTGCCTGGGATTCCGGGCATGCGGAAACCACGCGGGCCGGTCGGCTCGACTGACCCCGACAAGGGGGTAGAAACATCCTCGCCTGTGGATGGGTCACGCAAGTACACCCGGAAAGCGAGAGAATACGGTGGGCAACAGCCTGTGACGGACCGCGAGAGGAGGGGCCATGACGCAGAACCCGTGGACACGAGAGCAGTCACCGGGTCCGCAGCAGCCGTCGCCCGGTCCCGCGCCTCAGCCGGATCTCACCCCGCGGGGGCCGTCCGCCCCGCAGCACGGGGTGCCGGCGCCCGCGGAGGATCAGCGCCTGCCCAAGTTCGCGATTCCGGCTGCCGACACGCTCTGGTGGGTCGGTGTGCACGGTGGCGCCGGCGAGACCACGATGTCCGCGCTGCTCCCCGGGACCCGGGCGGCCAACCACCGTTGGCCGATCCCACCGCCGCCGGTGCCGACGCCGGTGATCCTGGTCGCCCGGACCCACGGGTCCGGTCTGCGCGCCGCGCAGCGAGCCGCGATCGAATGGGCCTCGGGAGTCGTCCAGGGGGTGGCTGTGCTCGGCCTGGTGCTGATCGCGGACGCCCCGGGCCGGCTGCCCCGGGTGCTCGACGACTTCGCCGACATCGTCGGTGGAGGTGTTCCGAGAGTCTGGGACATCCCGTGGATCGAGGAGTGGCGCAGAGGGGAGGCTCCCACGCCTGACAACACCCCGGACGAGGTTTTCGAAGTCCTTGAATCCATCTACGCTCTTCGCGCGTCAAACCCAGCGGACTACCCCGCCCCTTACTGAAAGGCTCTCGAGACAATGATGTTGCTTCACCTGGTTAGCGAGCTCCCGAACGTGTTGCCGCTGGAGGCGCCGCCCGCCCCGGTCACGGAAGGCCTGAACAAGGTTCTCGGCTGGGTCAAGTGGATCGCCTACCTGATCTGTGCCCTCGGCATCATCATCGCCGGCGCCATGATGGCGATCGGTCAGCGCCGCGGCGAGGGTGGCGAGCACGCCGCCCGGCTCGGTTGGGTCCTGGCGGCCTGTATCGTCATCGGCGCCGCGACCGCCCTCGTCGACGCCCTGAAGTGACCCGGGCGCGCGGAGAGTTGCTCGGAGGCTGATCGTAGGTGGGACTGTTCAGCAGGGACCAGGACTCCGGTGACGACGGCGACGGCGAGAAGACCAGCTTCCTCGAGGAGCGTGGCTTCATCGCGTCGGCGATCGTCATCGGAGCGGTGGTGATCTGCCTGGTGGTCTGGTTCTTGGCGGGTGGCCGCTCGGACAATCCGACGGCCAACCCGAGTCAGTCGCCGAGCACGATCGCTCCCACCGGACAGCCCACCGAAGAAGAGTCGACCGAGCCGCCGCCGGCCTCGCCGACCGAAGTACCGAGCGCCACCCGGACCACACCGCCACCGCCCAACAGCCGCACCGGCGGCTGCCACGCCAAGAACCCGAGTCAGACGATCCCCAGGGTCGCCGCCCCGGTCGCGGTCTCGTGGCAGTTCGAGGGAAAGATGCTGATCCCCATTCAGGCAGCGAGCGGCCCCGCGAGCACCAGCCCGAACGGCGTGCGCTCCTGCTTCGCGCATTCGCCCACCGGCGCCGTGCTGGCGGCGATGGTCCTGCTTGGGCAGCTCCAGAACCCGGAGGTCGGCATCGACGCGCTGCAGAGCCGGGTGTACCCCGGTCCCGGCCGGGACGCGGCCATCGCCGCGGCCAAGCAGGCGACCAGGACGCCGCAGTCGACCGTCGCCGGTGACATCCAGTTCGCCGGCTTCAAGGTCCTCGACTACCCGCCGAACGCGAGCCGGGCCATCATCCAGATCGTCGCCGTCCTGAACAACAAGGCGTACGGCGCGATGCCGGTCACCATGCGGTGGTACAAGGGCGACTGGTACGCGGACCTGCAGACCGACGGCAGCTTCAACGGCTCGCTCGAGCCGGACATCCTGACCAGTCTCAGCGGTTATGTCAGGTTCAGTGGTGCGGCATGATCGCCCTCGGATGCTCCGGATGGCCTTGGGACTGGGACGACTGTTTCAAGGAGGGCCTGCAGACCGCGCTGGAATGGGCCTTCGGCAAGTTCTTCGACTTCATCTTCGAAGCGATCGCCAACGTCGTCATCAAGGCCGTCGAGGCGGTCATGAAGGCCGTCGGCCTGCTCTGGGTCTACATCCCCACCCCGGACATCGCGGAGAACACACCGGCCCTGTGGATCCAGGGCCATATCAACTTCATCATGGTGTTCATCGCCTCGATCTCGGTCATCGTCGGTGCGATCCAGATGGCGATCTCGCAGCGCGGTGAGCCGCTCCGGGAGATCCTCCGTTCGCTGATCACCCTGGTCGTGGTGACCGGGTCCGCGGCGGTCTTCGCGGGCACCCTGATCGCCGCCGCGGACCGGTTCTCGACCTGGATCATCGACTCGGCGCTGGAGAAGGACGACCACGCCTATGTGAGGAACCTGGGCAAGGTGATGGAGTCGGACTTCGGCTGGTTGCTGGTGATCTTCGTCGGCATCCTGATGGTGATCACGGCCATCGTCCAGCTGGCGCTGATGATCGTCCGCTACGGCATGCTCGTTCTCCTGGTCGGTGTGCTTCCGCTGACCGCGGCGGCGACCAACACCGAGATGGGGATGATGTGGTTCAAGCGGGCGCTCGCCTGGCTGGCCTCGTTCATCATCTACAAACCGGTCGCGGCGATCATCTATGCCACCTCGTTCAGTCTGATGGGTTCGAGAGGCGATTCGCACATCCTCAAGATCATCATGGGCGTGACGCTGATGATCGTGGCAGTCGTCGCGCTGCCGGCCATTCTTCGCTTCGTCTCGCCAAGGACGTCCTGACATGATGCCGCTGAGTGTCCTCGACTGGGCGATCGACCTCATGCAGAAGGCCCTTGAGGTCATCCTCGAGCCCGTCATGGAAGTGGTGATGAAATTCGTGTTCGAGCCAATCCTGAAGGCCTTTGCCTCGGCGGTCGGAACCCTCATGAGCACGATCGCCACCTTCTGGGTCTACGTGCCGACCATCGCGATCGGGAACGACGACGGTACGCCGGCCAACGACACGGTCA includes:
- the rpsF gene encoding 30S ribosomal protein S6; this translates as MRRYEVMVILDPELDERTVEPSIDQYLNIVRKEGGTVEKLDIWGRRKLAYDVKKKAEGIYAVIDLTAEPAVVKELDRQLTLNESILRTKVIRPDQH
- the rpsR gene encoding 30S ribosomal protein S18; the protein is MAKIIRKPKKKICGFCKDKATYVDYKDTALLRKFISDRGKIRARRVTGNCVQHQRDVATAIKNAREVALLPYTSTAR
- a CDS encoding TrbC/VirB2 family protein — encoded protein: MMLLHLVSELPNVLPLEAPPAPVTEGLNKVLGWVKWIAYLICALGIIIAGAMMAIGQRRGEGGEHAARLGWVLAACIVIGAATALVDALK
- a CDS encoding DUF6668 family protein, with translation MTQNPWTREQSPGPQQPSPGPAPQPDLTPRGPSAPQHGVPAPAEDQRLPKFAIPAADTLWWVGVHGGAGETTMSALLPGTRAANHRWPIPPPPVPTPVILVARTHGSGLRAAQRAAIEWASGVVQGVAVLGLVLIADAPGRLPRVLDDFADIVGGGVPRVWDIPWIEEWRRGEAPTPDNTPDEVFEVLESIYALRASNPADYPAPY
- a CDS encoding single-stranded DNA-binding protein — protein: MAGEPPITLIGNLTGDPELRFTPSGAAVANFTIASTPRTLDRQSNEWKDGETLFISCSVWRQVAENVAESLTRGSRVVVHGRLKARSYDDRDGNKRTVFECDVEEIGASMRYATLKISKTSRSDGGGFGGGGGGNQGGGYGNQGGGNQGGGFGGGQGGAQQNDPWATPQGGGQPAQQNDPWASQGGGGSMEEPPF
- the rplI gene encoding 50S ribosomal protein L9; its protein translation is MKLILSQEVEGLGAPGDIVEVKDGYGRNYLVPRGLAIGWTRGAEKQIQTIKRARDARAIQGKEHASEVKNQLEQLAVKLEVKAGDTGRLFGSVTPADIAGAIKAAGGPLVEKRAIAIASPIKTTGKHQVAVQLHPEVAATVRLEVAAG
- a CDS encoding MFS transporter, with protein sequence MLVPVVLAAALMNAAMIAASAVSTILTSDELGSSLAGVPNTAGVLGTAAGAIAVGRWTTRLGRAHALRLGYGVGVAGAALTVLAAVGAPIALLFVGMFLLGAGNAASLLSRYAAGEAVPDSRRASAMSAVVWASTAGAAGGPFLMAPSQTFASWLGLPAVAGPFLVAVTAVLAALVASSYIRTVHPAEEPAPIRHEQTPTGRRTSVLLAAGVMVAGHLVMVALMSAVPVHTHHHGEGLGLLGVMLSAHTLGMFALSPLTGWWIDRTGPRPVMLAGLLLLILSALLTTQSGLAFTPALFLLGYAWNLCYLGGSACLLGTPFESRVESSIWAISAVAAASSPWLYTLGGYPLLTVISVVLAVPLLVLVLRRDKRTVAVP